In Calonectris borealis chromosome 8, bCalBor7.hap1.2, whole genome shotgun sequence, the genomic stretch ATTTCTACTCAAATTTATCCTGATGAGATTTCAACGTTTGCCTGCCTACACTGTCCTGTTAATTCTGTCATCCCTGTCTGCTGTATTGCAGCATCTTACTTGTCTTATACCACATCTAGTATCAGCCAGCACTCCACATTAGCTGTCGTCTTTCTCAGTTGCCTGAGACCTTCTGCCTTTCccggttttggttttcttttccaccTTAATCCTTGACTAAAGCAGGCCAACTTTAACGGACATTAAGGTTTTTAGACAAAATTGGCATATTAGAAATAAGGGAGCAGTTGCTATAAGGGTTCCTGTTATTAGTGCTCTAAAGCAAGACTCAGCAGCCATTTCAGCAGTTTACCATATGTGGTGGTTAGGTAGAATCTGCAATGACAAGCAACATGTACGTATAAAACACGTTTCtagatttttttgctttcccctgAAAGACGTTTAGATTCTCAAGCAGAATTTTGTAGTATGATaactaaaaacaaaaataaaagcataattgCATGAATGCAAGCTTGTACTGATAATGAAAAGTAATGGAAAAGGGCCGTAAAGTGGAAAAAACCCTGCCTTATGTTTAATAAAAATCATGAATGAGTTTAACTTTCTTCTGTTGTCACAGGGGTGTTTCCACGTATGTCATCTTTTAGACTAATTGGAATTTTTCAATCTTATTTATTAGTCATTTTCTTACGTAATTATCAGAAGCTGTTCAGAGATTTCTTACCATCTGCCGGCTCTTCTATATTATCATGCCAAGACATAGGCTTCTTGGTGATCGTGTGAACTGTAAAGAAATGATGAGGTTAATTACTTTAATGTGAATTTAGCATCACAGCCAGGTGTAGGATATCTATCATTGCAAACGTTCCTTTTGATTATTCCCCAGTCTGGGCCCAGCTACTTCACTGAAGTTGTAGAGAGAGAACAGCATGTGAACAGAACAAAATGAGTTAGAGTACTGACTAACAGCAACTTCCTAGAAAGGGATGAGGGTTAAGCATGCTAAAGGCCCTTCTACTGGATGCTGCCTGCAGTCACCACAGCAAAGTTCCACCCCACCCATGTGATGGCCTGCAGAGTGCCaaatttcaggaaattattttcctttggtttgtttttgttttgttgtaaaaGCTAGACCTGAGTGAATGTATTCACATCACCTGTCCGTGCCAGCACAGATTATGATATTCTATGACTGTGAACTGGCAGGTAGAAATCAGCCCAGGGGCTGAAGAAACACAGTGTAGTGTTGGGGCGCTCTACCCCATCTTAGCTCTGTGGTTTTTGCTCAAGATCCTTGAGTTCGAGATCCTAAATGGTTGCCTCACTTGTAAATGTTTACTAAGGCACTGTCTAATCTGGGCAAATTGGTCATGTCTCCATTCTGTCTTTGGGTGTGCAGACTGGTTCCTTAGGCAGAAGAAAAGCCCACCAGTTGCTCCTTCCAGATCCACCCCTCTCACTGGCCACTGCTGGCATTCTTGGGTGCAGCTGCTTGTGTTTGACGTGCAGCCGAGTGCTCCGgggcctgcccctgcccctgcctccgcCTCATGCAGGCAGGCCCCACGAGCCTTCCCGCCGCCCTGCGGCTCGGTGCAATGCTTGTCTTGCCCGCGGGGCTTCCGCGCCAGTTCTCTGTGACCGTGGGGCCGCCCGCGCGCCGCCTCACCGCGGTGGAGCGGGTTCACGCAGTACTGCGTGTGCAGCCTCTGGCACTGCAGCTCCTTCCGCACCCGCTCGCACAGGAGCTGGTTCTGCCGCACCGGGTCCGGCGGCTCCTTCTCCCCGCTGCGGGCGGCCATGGCCCCGCCGGGCTATGCGGCGTTCCGTAGCCTGGCAACGCTGCACGTAGTCCCCCACGAGGCTGCTGATTGGCCCGGCTGGCGCTCCGCCCCCCTCCTCGGACCTTTTCCGTTCCCGCCTCCTATTGGCCGTCGAGTTAAAGCCCCTGGCGCTGATTGGCGGCGGCTGCACGCGGCGAGTTTGAACGGCCGGTGCGGGGGTGGCAGCGGCAGGATGGAGGACGCGGAGCTGCGCTGCACGGTGGCCGTGGAGCAGCCGCTGCCGGGGGGACAGGCCCCGCGGCGCCGCGTGATGCGGGGCgcgctggtgctgctgggccgCAACGAGCTGCGGCAGCCGGTGCTGCGGGTGGTCGGCGGtagcggcggggcggcggcgctaAGCTTCGCCCTGGCCGGTGACGCCGTGCGGCTCTTCACGCGGTTCGCGGGCGACGGGCGGGCGGCGGTGCGGGTGGGGCCGGGCGGCGCCCAGGTCCTGCTCTCCGACTGCCCCCCGGACGCACTGCGCCGCTTCCTCCGCCTCCTGCGGCTCAAGGTCGCCGCCGGGCCGCGGGCCGCGCCGCGTGGCCCCCGCCTGCTGGACCGGCCGCCGCCGGCCTTCGCCGTCATCAGCCCACTGCAGGAGCGAGACCTGCTGCGTGCCCCCGGCCGCCTCCGCGGCGGCCAGGCGCGGGGGGAGCGCCCGGCGGAGGTGAGTCCCGGGGCGAGGGGGGCGGCCGCGGTTACTGGCCCCGGTTGCCGACCCCACTCTCACAGCGCGCCGCCGCCCGTTCCGCAGGTGCCGCGCGCGGAGAGGCGGCCCCCGGCGAGGCTCTCGGCGGAGCAGGAGGCGGTGCTGGGAGCCGTGCGGAGCGGGAAGAGCATCTTCTTCACCGGCTGTGCAGGTGAGGGGGCTGGGTGCTGTCACCGGGTAAAGTCCCCGGGCGTCGCTGCTgacctgctgcttctccctcctccaaGGGACTGGGAAGTCGTTCCTGCTGAAGAAGATCGTGGGCTCCCTCCCTCCGAAGAGCACCTATGCTACAGCCA encodes the following:
- the CFAP144 gene encoding cilia- and flagella-associated protein 144 — protein: MAARSGEKEPPDPVRQNQLLCERVRKELQCQRLHTQYCVNPLHRVHTITKKPMSWHDNIEEPADAKFLNLIHHAALEPTKKYSEPQTESQEIGWNTTPLIHVDRTDCRLYFPRRRTEITK